The following proteins are encoded in a genomic region of Glycine max cultivar Williams 82 chromosome 18, Glycine_max_v4.0, whole genome shotgun sequence:
- the LOC102662099 gene encoding uncharacterized protein: MQVGGCSICGGAHESGCCIPLDAAAKEVNYIGNQHKLGFNAGGFSGKEAPYPLVSSKKDKERHFAHFLDIFKKLEITIPFGEALQQMSLYSKFLKDLLTKKGKYIHSDNIVVEGNCSAVIQRILPPKYKDPGSVTIPCSIGPVLVGKALIDLGTSINLMPFSMCRRIGELEIMPIRMTLQLADRSITRPYGVVEDVLVKVWKFTFPADFVIMDIEEDSEIPLILGRPFMLTVNCVVDIGKGNLEMGIDDHNITFDLFDAEKHSLDRNACPKVDEMENEMAQMARATILQDP; encoded by the exons ATGCAGGTTGGAGGTTGTAGCATATGTGGAGGAGCGCATGAATCTGGTTGTTGTATACCCCTTGATGCTGCTGCAAAAGAAGTGAATTATATTGGAAATCAGCACAAACTAGGGTTTAATGCAGGTGGATTTTCAG GGAAGGAAGCACCATACCCTTTGGTGTCGTCCAAGAAAGACAAGGAACGACACTTCGCTcatttccttgatatcttcaagaaattggagataacTATCCCCTTTGGAGAAGCCTTGCAACAAATGTCACTCTACTCAAAATTTCTTAAAGATCTGTTGACCAAGAAGGGCAAATATATCCATAGCGATAATATTGTGGTGGAGGGAAACTGCAGTGCTGTTATCCAGAGAATCCTTCCACCCAAATACAAGGATCCAGGGAGTGTTACAATCCCTTGTTCAATTGGTCCAGTGTTAGTTGGAAAAGCCCTCATTGACTTGGGGACTAGCATTAATTTGATGCCTTTCTCCATGTGTAGAAGGATTGGAGAGCTGGAAATCATGCCAATTAGAATGACATTGCAACTGGCAGATCGATCTATTACAAGGCCTTATGGCGTGGTAGAAGATGTTTTGGTCAAAGTTTGGAAATTTACTTTCCCTGCAGATTTTGTGATAATGGACATTGAAGAGGACTCTGAAATTCCTCTGATTTTAGGTCGTCCCTTCATGTTAACAGTCAATTGTGTGGTGGATATAGGGAAAGGTAATCTGGAAATGGGTATAGATGATCATAATATCACATTTGACTTGTTTGATGCAGAAAAGCACTCACTTGACCGGAATGCTTGTCCTAAggtggatgaaatggagaatgAGATGGCTCAGATGGCTAGAGCCACGATCTTACAAGACCCTTAG